Proteins from a single region of Streptomyces sp. HUAS 15-9:
- a CDS encoding helix-turn-helix domain-containing protein, with translation MRDEPRRRAEVPAVRRAYRGPHHRDPRPPPRRPRTTPLRHRLQVRTPAHRHHPDHPRHPHRHPCGQASAGHAPPPDRLTHEQLAALAGTSRETTTKVLREFADRGLLRLARGRITVLEPARLLDEAG, from the coding sequence GTGCGTGATGAGCCACGCCGACGTGCAGAAGTTCCTGCTGTCCGACGCGCGTATCGCGGCCCGCATCACCGAGATCCTCGGCCGCCGCCTCGCCGACCTCGAACAACGCCTCTCCGACACCGTCTTCAAGTCCGTACCCCAGCGCATCGCCACCACCCTGACCACCCTCGCCACCCGCACCGACACCCCTGCGGGCAAGCTTCGGCCGGGCACGCGCCACCCCCAGATCGCCTTACCCACGAACAGCTCGCCGCCCTGGCCGGCACCTCCCGCGAAACCACGACCAAAGTGTTGCGCGAGTTCGCCGACCGCGGCCTGCTCCGCCTTGCCCGCGGCCGCATCACCGTCCTGGAGCCGGCCCGCCTCCTCGACGAAGCCGGATGA
- a CDS encoding DUF427 domain-containing protein, with protein sequence MMRAVWNGTVLAEAEQTVVVEGNHYFPPESLHREYLTESRARSLCFWKGLARYYTVTAGGRANRNAAWYYPHPSPLARKIKNHVAFWNGVVVGEVTPRVSR encoded by the coding sequence ATGATGCGGGCTGTGTGGAACGGCACCGTGCTTGCGGAGGCTGAGCAGACCGTCGTGGTGGAGGGGAACCATTACTTCCCGCCCGAGTCGCTGCACCGTGAGTACCTCACCGAGAGCCGGGCCAGGTCGCTGTGCTTCTGGAAGGGGCTCGCCCGCTACTACACCGTGACCGCCGGTGGACGGGCCAACAGGAACGCGGCCTGGTACTACCCGCATCCCAGCCCGCTGGCCAGGAAGATCAAGAATCACGTCGCCTTCTGGAACGGCGTCGTGGTCGGGGAAGTCACCCCGCGGGTGAGTCGGTGA
- a CDS encoding DsbA family protein, which produces MQIEVLVVPDCPHQQLAEERLRQALDAVGLAASSFTTRVVGDQAEAERSGFTGSPTILIDGRDPFAEPGAPPSLACRLYRTPSGMAGVPEVGRLQEALRAAADTGGGV; this is translated from the coding sequence ATGCAGATCGAGGTTCTGGTCGTACCGGACTGCCCCCACCAGCAGCTTGCCGAGGAACGGCTGCGGCAGGCCCTGGATGCCGTCGGCCTGGCCGCCAGTAGCTTCACCACGCGGGTGGTCGGCGATCAGGCCGAGGCCGAACGATCCGGCTTCACCGGTTCGCCGACGATCCTGATCGACGGCCGTGACCCGTTCGCCGAACCGGGAGCTCCGCCGTCGCTGGCCTGCCGGCTCTACCGCACCCCCAGTGGCATGGCCGGCGTGCCCGAGGTCGGCCGGCTCCAGGAGGCCCTGCGCGCAGCAGCCGACACGGGCGGCGGAGTGTAA
- a CDS encoding thioredoxin domain-containing protein — protein MPYAGMEKLPEKLGADGTTIMVGDPEASLTVHLYEDPRCPYCRQFETTGGAPELQDATVQRKAKTECTVASFLDGRLGGSGSKRAVNALRAALAAGKFTEYHAVLYANQPDESVDGFTDTHLLKLAGKVEGLRSSQYLCRR, from the coding sequence ATGCCCTACGCCGGCATGGAGAAGCTGCCGGAAAAGCTCGGGGCGGACGGCACGACCATCATGGTGGGCGATCCGGAGGCGTCGCTCACGGTGCATCTGTACGAGGATCCGCGCTGCCCGTACTGTAGGCAGTTCGAGACCACTGGCGGTGCCCCCGAGCTGCAGGACGCAACTGTGCAGCGGAAGGCCAAGACCGAATGCACCGTGGCCTCCTTCCTCGACGGCCGGCTCGGTGGCTCCGGCTCGAAGAGAGCGGTCAACGCGCTGCGTGCCGCGCTGGCGGCGGGGAAGTTCACCGAGTACCACGCCGTGCTGTACGCGAACCAGCCCGACGAGAGTGTGGACGGATTCACCGATACCCACCTGCTGAAGCTGGCCGGCAAGGTCGAGGGACTGCGCAGTTCGCAGTATCTCTGCCGCCGATGA
- a CDS encoding DUF6207 family protein, whose translation MWAITTVERTSRTPGHPGVRLRCYLDMRQSPRS comes from the coding sequence ATCTGGGCCATTACCACCGTAGAACGCACGAGCCGGACCCCCGGGCACCCCGGAGTCAGGCTCCGCTGCTACCTCGACATGCGCCAGTCCCCCAGGTCGTGA
- a CDS encoding VanZ family protein produces the protein MTHNASLSAPPRRTRRIVLLGLAILGMASAVFVVRRPLMMSAPMCMAGRWHGCFDTFNGVVLMTLVTLPLAALVVWALARRRRAVGVTSPWRLSLAEVGMVHGTVPLIWLTMMPGGGAGTVPARVSLVPLRDLVTMGPVGIVGNLLIFAALGFFAPMRFAALASVPRVLALGAGCSALVETAQYVLRLDRVSSVDDVLVNAAGAVLAALASRRWWRTAAKAPSDQPRPAPAPAG, from the coding sequence ATGACCCACAACGCATCCCTGTCGGCACCGCCTCGCCGCACGCGCAGGATCGTGCTCCTCGGCCTGGCGATCCTCGGCATGGCGAGCGCCGTGTTCGTCGTGCGGCGGCCGCTCATGATGTCCGCTCCGATGTGCATGGCCGGGCGGTGGCACGGCTGCTTCGACACGTTCAACGGTGTGGTGCTCATGACGCTGGTCACGCTGCCGTTGGCCGCGCTGGTGGTGTGGGCTCTGGCGCGTCGTCGACGTGCCGTCGGCGTCACATCGCCCTGGCGGCTGTCGCTGGCCGAGGTGGGCATGGTCCACGGGACGGTGCCCCTCATATGGTTGACCATGATGCCGGGCGGCGGGGCCGGCACCGTCCCTGCCCGGGTGAGCCTGGTACCGCTGCGGGACCTGGTCACGATGGGTCCGGTCGGGATCGTCGGCAACCTGCTGATCTTCGCGGCGCTGGGGTTCTTCGCCCCGATGCGGTTCGCGGCGCTGGCGTCCGTGCCGCGTGTCCTGGCGCTCGGGGCGGGCTGCTCGGCCCTGGTCGAGACCGCACAGTACGTCCTGCGGCTGGACCGGGTCTCCTCCGTGGACGACGTACTGGTCAACGCCGCGGGCGCCGTACTGGCCGCGCTGGCGTCGCGCCGCTGGTGGCGCACTGCGGCGAAAGCTCCGTCGGACCAGCCTCGCCCCGCGCCGGCACCGGCAGGCTGA
- a CDS encoding response regulator transcription factor, producing the protein MRVLIVEDEPYLAEAVRDGLRLEAIAADIAGDGDSALELLGVNSYDLAVLDRDIPGPSGDEVARRIVASGSGIPILMLTAADRIDDKASGFELGADDYLTKPFELRELVLRLRALDRRRAYARPPVREIAGLRLDPFRREVFRDGRYVALTRKQFAVLEVLVAAEGGVVSAEELLERAWDGNADPLTNAVRITVSALRKRLGEPWIIATVPGVGYRIDATMDTTNPGCAHA; encoded by the coding sequence ATGCGTGTACTGATCGTGGAGGACGAGCCCTACCTGGCCGAAGCCGTCCGTGACGGTCTGCGGCTGGAGGCGATCGCCGCCGACATCGCCGGCGACGGCGACTCCGCCCTGGAACTGCTCGGCGTCAACTCCTACGACCTCGCGGTCCTCGACCGTGACATCCCCGGCCCCTCCGGTGACGAGGTCGCCCGGCGCATCGTCGCCTCCGGCAGCGGCATCCCGATCCTCATGCTCACCGCTGCCGACCGGATCGACGACAAGGCGTCCGGGTTCGAGCTCGGCGCCGACGACTACCTCACCAAACCGTTCGAGCTGCGGGAGCTCGTCCTGCGGCTGCGGGCGCTCGACCGCAGACGCGCGTACGCCCGGCCCCCGGTCCGCGAGATCGCGGGCCTGCGGCTCGACCCCTTCCGCCGGGAGGTCTTCCGCGACGGACGCTACGTCGCGCTGACCCGTAAGCAGTTCGCCGTCCTTGAAGTCCTCGTCGCCGCCGAGGGCGGGGTCGTCAGCGCCGAAGAGTTGCTGGAACGGGCCTGGGACGGGAACGCCGACCCCCTCACCAACGCCGTGCGCATCACCGTCTCCGCGCTGCGCAAACGGCTCGGCGAACCATGGATCATCGCCACGGTGCCCGGTGTCGGCTACCGGATCGACGCCACAATGGACACCACCAACCCCGGCTGTGCGCATGCATAG
- a CDS encoding sensor histidine kinase, with protein sequence MHRRPGLSARLKLTLSYVGFLLVAGALLLAVVWMFPLRYVPDNSQGLLGISPNRYLLMRTFAPAAAMAMAFLLVFGLVGGWILAGRMLAPLILITDAARMAGNGSLSHRIRMKGRQDELRELSDAFDSMLERLESHVAEQQRFAANASHELRTPLAISRALLDVARKDPTRDRNELIERLHAVNTRAIDLTEALLLLSRGDRGNFARESVDLSLIAEEAAETLLPLAEQRRITLDVTGGAAPTRGSAELLLRMVTNLVQNAIVHNLPVGGTVTVRTEAHGDTSVLRVENTGRRLPPELVPTLTEPFQRGMKRVRTDEHAGVGLGLAIVHSIVRAHDGTLDLVPRPAGGLLVTVRLPSTP encoded by the coding sequence ATGCATAGACGCCCAGGGCTCAGCGCCCGGCTGAAGCTCACCCTCAGCTATGTCGGATTCCTCCTCGTCGCGGGTGCTCTCCTGCTCGCGGTGGTGTGGATGTTCCCGCTGCGCTACGTACCCGACAACAGCCAGGGCCTGCTCGGGATCTCACCCAACCGCTACCTTCTGATGCGGACCTTCGCCCCCGCCGCGGCCATGGCGATGGCCTTCCTCCTTGTGTTCGGCCTCGTCGGAGGGTGGATCCTCGCCGGCCGGATGCTCGCGCCACTCATACTGATCACGGATGCGGCACGGATGGCCGGGAACGGGTCGCTGTCCCACCGGATCCGTATGAAGGGCCGCCAGGACGAACTCCGCGAACTCTCCGACGCGTTCGACTCGATGCTCGAACGGCTTGAGTCCCACGTCGCCGAGCAGCAGAGGTTCGCCGCGAACGCCTCCCACGAACTGCGCACCCCCCTGGCGATCTCGCGGGCGCTCCTCGACGTCGCCCGCAAGGACCCCACGCGGGACCGAAACGAACTCATCGAACGCCTGCACGCTGTCAATACGCGGGCGATCGACCTCACCGAGGCCCTCCTGTTGCTCAGCCGCGGCGACCGCGGAAACTTCGCCCGCGAGAGCGTCGATCTCTCCCTCATCGCCGAAGAAGCCGCCGAAACACTGCTTCCCCTCGCCGAACAGCGCCGGATCACGCTCGACGTCACCGGCGGGGCCGCCCCAACCCGCGGCTCCGCTGAGCTCCTGCTGCGGATGGTGACGAACCTCGTCCAGAACGCCATCGTCCACAATCTCCCCGTCGGCGGGACCGTGACGGTCCGCACCGAGGCGCACGGCGACACCAGCGTGCTGCGGGTCGAGAACACGGGCCGTCGGCTCCCACCGGAACTCGTACCGACCCTCACCGAACCCTTCCAGCGCGGAATGAAACGCGTACGCACCGACGAGCACGCCGGCGTCGGCCTCGGCCTGGCCATCGTGCACAGCATCGTCCGCGCCCACGACGGGACCCTCGACCTCGTCCCCCGCCCCGCCGGCGGTCTCCTCGTCACGGTCCGGCTTCCCAGCACACCGTAG
- a CDS encoding trypsin-like serine peptidase gives MAAALPEGPKPQQPSGTTARSGVNAGGLNAVHFGGVRTVGTFFSVAQDLRGRFCSASIIDSPGKNIILTAGHCSFGSKGVFVPKYDGAARNKAPYGMFPVQRWFRDNRYIKNTKGPYSDLDFAFARVGANSQHKQVQQAVGAALKLGSIGGQFRQSVTVIGYPGGSHNPQNRPIICPGSAGQRLTTSRLAGYQQMRMECGGFWAGTSGSPWIKGFNSATGTGTVIGNLGGWNGGGLEGGPNVDRISYAATYGKRAFEIFDDAKHNRTPREYHRDYSIQQNGGSTWVHAKLMATGDYTGDGNADMIVVWSDGEVTLYRGNGRGGFSGETQLAAPNTTWANARAITGGDFSGGNLADLIVVWVDGEVTLYKDVSPVSKFSTEIQMEKPNATWKNANQITAGRYTGNQWTDDVIVRWSDGELTLYTDVDGRGFLDEHQLKKPNDTWEHATILTAGNYAQGANWDVIVRWSDGELSLYTDTSTNGIGSEHQMLKPNALWQHAAVMTGGSYTGNGRPDDLLVRWSDGEVSLFTDTTTVVGKEHQLVPPKVH, from the coding sequence ATGGCTGCAGCCCTGCCCGAGGGCCCCAAGCCGCAGCAGCCATCGGGAACGACCGCTCGCAGCGGCGTGAACGCCGGCGGCCTGAATGCCGTGCACTTCGGCGGAGTACGTACGGTGGGTACGTTCTTCAGTGTCGCCCAGGACCTCAGGGGCCGTTTCTGCTCGGCCAGCATCATCGACAGTCCGGGCAAGAACATCATCCTGACCGCCGGTCACTGCTCTTTCGGGTCCAAGGGGGTCTTCGTCCCCAAGTACGACGGCGCGGCCAGGAACAAGGCACCGTACGGCATGTTCCCCGTGCAGCGCTGGTTCCGGGACAACCGCTACATCAAGAACACCAAGGGCCCCTACTCCGACTTGGACTTCGCCTTCGCTCGAGTCGGCGCCAACTCCCAGCACAAGCAGGTGCAGCAGGCGGTCGGCGCAGCCCTCAAGCTCGGTTCGATCGGCGGCCAGTTCAGACAGAGCGTGACCGTCATCGGCTACCCGGGCGGCAGCCACAACCCGCAGAACCGGCCCATCATCTGCCCCGGCTCGGCGGGACAGCGCCTGACCACGAGCCGGCTGGCCGGCTACCAGCAGATGCGTATGGAGTGCGGCGGGTTCTGGGCCGGTACGTCCGGAAGCCCCTGGATCAAGGGATTCAATTCCGCCACCGGTACCGGCACCGTGATCGGCAACCTGGGCGGCTGGAACGGAGGCGGCCTGGAGGGCGGCCCGAACGTCGACCGGATCTCCTATGCGGCCACCTACGGCAAGCGGGCATTCGAGATTTTCGACGACGCCAAGCACAACCGCACCCCCAGGGAATATCACCGCGACTACTCCATCCAGCAGAACGGCGGCTCGACCTGGGTCCACGCCAAGCTCATGGCCACCGGTGACTACACCGGCGACGGCAACGCGGACATGATCGTCGTCTGGTCGGACGGCGAGGTCACCCTCTACCGCGGCAACGGCCGTGGCGGTTTCTCCGGTGAGACCCAACTTGCCGCGCCGAACACGACATGGGCCAACGCCCGCGCCATCACCGGCGGGGACTTCAGCGGAGGGAACCTGGCGGACCTGATTGTCGTCTGGGTGGACGGGGAGGTCACTTTGTACAAAGACGTGAGCCCCGTCAGCAAGTTCAGCACCGAGATACAGATGGAAAAGCCCAACGCAACGTGGAAGAACGCCAACCAGATCACTGCCGGCCGCTACACCGGCAACCAGTGGACCGACGATGTCATCGTGCGCTGGAGCGATGGTGAACTGACCCTCTACACCGATGTGGACGGGCGCGGATTCCTCGACGAGCACCAGCTGAAGAAGCCCAATGACACTTGGGAGCACGCCACGATCCTGACCGCGGGCAACTATGCGCAGGGCGCCAACTGGGACGTGATCGTCCGCTGGTCGGACGGCGAACTGTCCCTCTACACCGACACCAGCACCAACGGCATCGGCAGCGAGCACCAGATGCTCAAGCCCAACGCCTTGTGGCAGCACGCCGCAGTGATGACCGGGGGTTCCTACACCGGCAACGGGCGGCCCGACGATCTCCTCGTGCGCTGGTCGGACGGGGAGGTGTCCCTCTTCACCGACACCACCACCGTCGTTGGCAAGGAACACCAGCTCGTTCCCCCCAAGGTCCACTGA